The nucleotide sequence GTGCGGCGGATCACCATTCCTTGATCCTGGAAACGTCGACTTGGCCTCTTCGAAATCTCGAAAGGCGAGACCAATTTTCTTGAGACGATTACGACATTCAGTACGCCGGGCAGCCTCCCCCGCGTGCGGCACCGCAGGAAGGAGCAGAGCGATAACAAGTCCCAGCGACAATACCATTCCCAGTGCAGCGAAGACTTGCCGCCCGGTACCCCTCGATTCTAACTGATCAGAAGGAATTCGCCCCCGCATGAAGGTGAGACAGACGCCGAAAGCCAGAACCGACCAAATGAAAGCAATGTAGCCGTAGATAAAAGGGCGAGCCGTCGCCGGAAATTGTTCCCCCTTCATCACAGCGAACAGCGTGAGAACCCCTGTCCCCAGGAACCAGATTGCCAGAGCGAGCGGCCTCGCCGGGCGATGCGATTGCCGATAGGCAGTGACCATCGCCCCGACGGCGAGCGTCAGCAGCACCAGATGGACTCCGATCACCCAGGCTCTGGGAACAGAACTATACTCGTGCAAGTAATACATGCCACCACCCGGGAACTGTCGAATTCAACCTCTTGAAGCCTACCATTTCCTAACGAAGCTCGCTAATCGTGAGACGAACGAGCCTGTTTGCATTCAGAAAGCTCGTCTGGAACAATTCGCCCCCGTCGGAGTCCGCCGTTAGGTCAAGCCCGGGTCTGGTGTGTCGATCACTAATCCAGGCCTCGGTCGGCCCGCATGAAATCCGATCGACGACCGGACGGCGTAACCCGGGAGTCGATCAGTCGCCACATCCGCTGCACGCGTTCTCAACTGCTTATTGAATACGGAAAGATCGAAATGGCCAACGAAAAAGTCCGCATCGCGATTATCGGAGCCGGTCTGGTTTCCGACTTTCATCATGTACCGGGGATCCGTGTTGATTCCCGCTGCGAACTGGCAGCGGTCTGCGACCCAAACGAACAATTGCTGAACCAGCGCAAGAACGAGTGGGGGCCTGCAAAGTACACCACCGACTACCAGGCCATCGCCGACGACAAAGACATTGATGCCGTCATCATCGCGACCCCCAACTTCACTCATAAAGACATCGCACTGGCCTGTATCGCGGGCGGAAAGCATGTCATGTGCGAAAAACCGCTCGGCGTCAGCTATGAAGAAGCCGCCGAAATGTACCAGGCCGCCAAGGCCAAGGGAGTTCGCCACATGACGGCGTTCACCTACCGCTTCGCCCCCTCCATGCGATACCTCCGACATCTGGTCAAAAGCGGTTCGCTGGGTGAGCCCCGGCATTTCCGCAGCCAGCGGTTTCTGGATCTGCCCGAGACGAGCTGGGGCTGGCGCCAGTACAAAAAGCTCGCCGGTGCCGGCGATCTGTACGACATGACCATCCACCGGATCGACTTCGCCCAGGATCTGATGGGACCCATCCAAAGCGTCTGCGGTGCTGTCAAAACATTCGTCCCTCGTGACAAAACCGTCGATGGAAAAGCCTGCGAGCCGTCTGAAGTCGACGACTGGTCAGCACTCATCGGAACCTTCCAGTCAGGCGCTGTCGGCGTCTGGGAAGGAAGCACGCTGATGAAGGGACATCACAACAGCGGCGTCGGTTTCGAATGGGCTGAAGTCAACGGCAGCGAAGGTTCCGCCGTCTATCAACTGGTCGACCCCAACTACATTCTGGTCGGCAAGCACGGGGGAACGATGGAAAAATCCCTCGTCCCCGCCGAGTTCATGAAACCAGAAAACAGCCCCCGAAATCCCGCCGAAGGAAAACCCAGCACCGTGTTCCGCTACGATCTGGTTTACGAACTGGTCAGCGCGATCGTCGAAGGCCGCGACGCCGTCCCCGGATTCGATGACGGCGCCAGCGCACAAGCCGTCGCCGACGCCGTTCTGCAATCCTACGCCGAACGCCGTTGGATCGACGTCCCTCCGACGAAATAGAAAGCTGATTACTCGTTCCCAGGCTCCGGCTCGGGAACGAATTTCCTCATCGCTCCGCGACTCACAACTTGGCACCAAGCTGAGACTGGCACCAAGCCGAACTGACAAGTTCCATGCTGGCCTCACACTCATGTTGAACAGCCGTCAGCGCGCGTGCGGGGTAAAAGCCCCGCACGCAGCAGCACGCTTGATGCGAACAAGCGTGGCGAAGTCCCCCCGCTCGTGCCCCATCAACCCGGCACCCAGCGAGCCTCCAGCGAAAGCCACCATCGCAATCTCGGCCACAACCGCTTCCAAAGGAAGCAGAAGCGGCCCGATTAATCCCGAATTGTCAAATAACCATCGTCCGCTGAGCGAACCGAAAACTCCTGGCCAGCCGGGTCAGCCGCTCAAATTTGCTTAAGCCTCTATCTCTCCAGCACATGGGACTGGCCACCGACTGGCCAGAGTTTGGCCAGCTGGCCAGCCCAGTCTCCCTCTCTAGCGATATGCGCCACCCTCTGCATCAATCCCAACCCACCCCCTCCAAGCGCTCCACCGACCCTGATTCAGTTGGAAGCAACGACTGACCAGCTAAGAGGTGTAAAGGCAGTCGCAAACGACCTCCCGCGATCAAGAACGCCTCGCTCGACGTCCCCTGTCTTTCGACAGCACACATTCCAACGCGAGTAGTTTGATCACCGGCCAGCAACCCAACGAGCCCAAACATCCAGACGTTAAGAAGCCAACGCATCCACGAACATCAACCGTCATGGCACAAACCGATCGAGGTCACTCCTTCGACCGCATCATGCACTTGACTCCGTCGACAGTTCCGCTTGCCTGAGCACAAGCTGCGTTGCATCTTCAGACAGGTCCGGCGGGTACCCGTACATCGCGAGCAACCTGCGCACTTTGCGACGCAGATCCGCCCGGACCGATTCCCGCTGCGTCCAGTCGAGCTTGGGCATCTTCTTGACCATCTCGGCGAGTTCCCGAGCCATCAGACGAAGCTGGTCGGACTGCATTACTTCTTTCGCGGATCCATTCTCCGCCAGTGCGTCATAGAACGCGACTTCCTCTGTGCTCAGCCCCAGTTCTTGCCCCTGCAGCTTCGCCTCACGAACCCACTTTGCCAGTTCCAGCAGTTTCGCGATCATCTCAGCAGTGGTGATTTGCTTGTTCGTGTAGCCGAGCATCGCCTTTTCCAGCGCCTCGCGGAACTTCTGCGCTTGCACGAGGTTCGTCCGTTCGCTGATCTTGATTTGGTCGGTGAGCAGTTTCCGCAGCGTCTCGAGCGCCAGGTTCTTTTGCTCCAACGCGCTCACTCGGTTCAGGAAGTCTTCGCTGAGGATGTCCAGGCGTGCCGCATCCAACCCAGTCGCCGCGAACAGGTCGATCACATCGCCCGCCTCCACCGCATCGCCGATGACCTGCCTCACGGCGGCATCGATGTCACGCGACTCGCCTCCGCCCGGAGTTGGCCCGGTATCTTCCGCCAGCCGTTTGCGGATCATCGCCCCGATTCGCTGGAAAAAGGTCAGATGGGGTGTGATCGCCTTCGTTTCTTCACGCGGCACGGCCAGTGCGAACGCCGTCGAGAGTCGCTTTAACATTCCGCGAAAACGCTTCCAGCCCGTTTCCTCGCCCACGTTCTGTCCGACGTCCAGCACATGATCGATTGCCCCCAGATAGACCTTGAGCACGTTGATCGGTTCAGCGTCCAGCGCCGCCGCGTAGTCATACCCATGAAAGAACCCGCACAACTGCTCGAACGCCGACCGCATCGCGGGAATGGCCTCGTCCTGCAGTTCCCTGATCGGCTTGTCGGTTTTCCCCGTTGCGTTGGCATACATCGCCAGTGCATCGGCCAGTGGATCAGCCAGCCCGATGAGGTCCACGATCAACCCGCCCGGCTTTTCGCCGTACACGCGGTTCACCCGCGCGATGGCCTGCATCAGGTTGTGGCCCGCCAACGGCTTGTCGAGGTACATGGTGTGAGCACACGGGACATCAAAGCCCGTCAGCCACATGTCCACCACGATCGCCACGCGGAAGTCGTCCGCAGGATTCTTGAACCGCAATGCGAGCGACTTCCTTCTGGACTTTGTGCGCCCGTGTTTTTCAATTGGTACAATCAACGGCTCGATGCGTTTCTTGTACGCATCGTCTTTCTCGTTGTGGCGTTTTGTTGGCAGCCCTTCGGTCATGATCACTTTGACCGATCCACGATCATCCTCGTCGTCGTGCCAACCGGGACGAAGTTTGACAATCTCATCGTGTAGTGTCATGGCGATTTCGCGGCTGATCGTGACAACGATCGCCTTTCCTTCCATCGCACTGCGCCTCTGCTCCCAATGCTCGACAAGGAACTTGGCCACTCGCTTTAGCCGCTCGGGTGCGCCGTATAACTCTTCGATCGGAATGCGAATGTTCTCGGCGGCCTCCTCGCCTGCTTCGTCTGCCTTCGCCGCTTCGGCAATCGCCGCTTCTGCCTTCCTGGCCCCCGCCTCGTCGATGGTCAGCTTCACGATTCGCGGCTCGTAGTAGATCGGCACGGTTGCGCCGTCGGCTACTGCCTGGCGAATGTCGTACACGTCGGCGTATTCGCCGAAGACGTGCCGCGTCACCTTGTCGCCCGCCATCAGCGGCGTGCCCGTAAAACCGACGAAGGTCGCATTAGGGAGTGCATCACGCATCCATTTCGCACCACCATCAACGAATCCGTACTGGCTGCGGTGAGCTTCGTCCGCCATCACGACCACATTAGATCGTTCGCTGATCGTGCCGTGGGATTCGGTAAACTTGTGGATCGTCGTAAAGACGACACCCCCCGAAGCACGGTCGAGCAGATTCTTCAAATGATCCCGACTTGCTGCCTGCACGGGCTCCTGCCGCAGCAGATCGCGTCCCATCGCAAACGTGTCAAACAGTTGATCGTCCAGGTCATTACGGTCGGTGACCACAACCAGCGTCGGGTTGGTCATTTCCGCAGCGCGCACGAGTGCGCCGGCAAGCATCAGCATCGTCAGGCTTTTACCCGACCCCTGCGTATGCCAAACCACGCCCCCCTGCCCCGTGGCAACGGCATCCTGCCGTTGTTCTTCCGTGACACCCCCTCCGTAACTCGCGACAACGGCATCCTGCCCCATGACAGCGTCACCGTAACTCGTGGCAGCGGCATCCTGCCGCTGACTCCCCCCACGATCTTCAATAATCGCCCCGATGTCCGCCGCCGCTCCCACCCATTTCCACGCGTCCAGCCCGGCCGCTCGGGGGTTGTTCAAGACATAAGTCACCGCATGTTCCAGGTCCTCTTCATCTCGAATGAGATGGTCATACGATTCTTTCTGCCAGAACTCGCCCGTCCGCGCGAGTCGACGGTTGGCCTCGTTGCTCGTAAACGATTTCCAGGAATGAGTGATTTCCGCCAGCGTGTGACCCGGCTGCGGCTTGACGACCACGTGCACGTGGTTTGGCATCACACACCACGCAAGCAGCCGATACCGTTCCCCTTCAAAGTGGGCGAGTGCGTTCGCGACGAGTTCGGCGATCTCCGGCCGACGCAGCCAGCAATGACCCGCCCCCGCATCAAGGAACTTCTCAACGTTCTCCGAGAACAGGTGCTGGAGTTGCCGTTCCTCGGCGGGAGAGAGGGGTCGGTTCATCTCGCGGGCACGGTTGAGAATTTCCTCGCGTTCCTGCTTCCAAGTGAGCACGACCGCTTGAGGGAGTGAATCAGCCAGCCGAAACGTGACGGCGTAAATTCCACCTTCACGCGTCCAGTGCGGCAGGTTGGCACCCTGTCGGATGACAATTCCCGTGGCACCGGCTTCCAGCCGGTGAGCTTCTGCCATCACTGCTTGGTCCGTCGCCACCAGGCCCATCACCGGCTGGAAGCCGGTGCCACGTTTCGCCCCACGTTTTACCGCTGCGATCACGCTGGCCCGTGTCTTGCGGACGGCGCGGAACTGGTGATACCCCGCGACCTTTTTGACGACATTCCCGCGATCATCTTCCTCGAACGCCGCACAGTGCTGCAGGTAATCCAGCAGCGCGGGAGGATTCAGCAGTTCACGGATCAACGCCTCCAGCGTCGGTTCTCCCCCTTTCTCTGGTCGCCACGGCGTGAAGCGTTGCCGCCCGCTGGTGATCCTCCCCACACGCGTCAGCAGTCCGTCGCTGACCACCAGCAGCAGGTTGGGTACGAACAGGTCTGGCGCCGTCTCTTTGTAGCGTCCGAACTGGTCAATGGCCGTATCCAATGTCGCGGATGCGTCTGCCGGATCTTTCAGTTCAATCACCACCAGCGGCAGACCGTTGACGAACAGGATCAAGTCCGGCCGGATCGTCTTCCCGCTTGGGCCTTGGATTGTGAGTTGTTGCACAACGACGAAGTCATTGTTGGTGGGGTTATCGAAGTCGATGACGCGTGCCCGCCCCCCTCGCATCTCGCCGGATTTCTTGTCCTTGTATTCAATCGGTACGCCGTCGGTCAGCAGCCCGTGAAACCAGCGGTTGTTCTCGATCAGGGTCGGATGAGGTGGACGGGAAATCGATGCGGCAACGGCGTCGATGTTTGTGGCGGGGAGGTGCGGGTTGAGTTTCTCGACGGCCTTCCGCAGCGTCAGTGCGAGAACGATGTCAGACATCTCCGCCCGCTCGGCCTGGGGAGCGTTCGGACCAAGCTCCGGACCGTGCCGCAGTTTAAATCCTTGTTGCTTGAAGAGAGATAGCGCGAAATGCTCAACGCCCTGTTCATGCACAGATGGGTTCTCCGGCGTCCGATTCGACACTCACAAGCGGCTGAAACACGAGGTCAGCGTAACACGGTAAGGAGGGAGTCGTCGCGCAGCCAAGCCATCGGCGAGTCTCCTCAAGTAACTTCAGTGTAAAGATTCAGAGGTGCTCTGTCATTCGGGCCAATTCGGTGAATAACAGAGCACCGCGATTTCGCAT is from Schlesneria sp. DSM 10557 and encodes:
- a CDS encoding Gfo/Idh/MocA family protein, giving the protein MANEKVRIAIIGAGLVSDFHHVPGIRVDSRCELAAVCDPNEQLLNQRKNEWGPAKYTTDYQAIADDKDIDAVIIATPNFTHKDIALACIAGGKHVMCEKPLGVSYEEAAEMYQAAKAKGVRHMTAFTYRFAPSMRYLRHLVKSGSLGEPRHFRSQRFLDLPETSWGWRQYKKLAGAGDLYDMTIHRIDFAQDLMGPIQSVCGAVKTFVPRDKTVDGKACEPSEVDDWSALIGTFQSGAVGVWEGSTLMKGHHNSGVGFEWAEVNGSEGSAVYQLVDPNYILVGKHGGTMEKSLVPAEFMKPENSPRNPAEGKPSTVFRYDLVYELVSAIVEGRDAVPGFDDGASAQAVADAVLQSYAERRWIDVPPTK
- a CDS encoding HsdR family type I site-specific deoxyribonuclease, which translates into the protein MSNRTPENPSVHEQGVEHFALSLFKQQGFKLRHGPELGPNAPQAERAEMSDIVLALTLRKAVEKLNPHLPATNIDAVAASISRPPHPTLIENNRWFHGLLTDGVPIEYKDKKSGEMRGGRARVIDFDNPTNNDFVVVQQLTIQGPSGKTIRPDLILFVNGLPLVVIELKDPADASATLDTAIDQFGRYKETAPDLFVPNLLLVVSDGLLTRVGRITSGRQRFTPWRPEKGGEPTLEALIRELLNPPALLDYLQHCAAFEEDDRGNVVKKVAGYHQFRAVRKTRASVIAAVKRGAKRGTGFQPVMGLVATDQAVMAEAHRLEAGATGIVIRQGANLPHWTREGGIYAVTFRLADSLPQAVVLTWKQEREEILNRAREMNRPLSPAEERQLQHLFSENVEKFLDAGAGHCWLRRPEIAELVANALAHFEGERYRLLAWCVMPNHVHVVVKPQPGHTLAEITHSWKSFTSNEANRRLARTGEFWQKESYDHLIRDEEDLEHAVTYVLNNPRAAGLDAWKWVGAAADIGAIIEDRGGSQRQDAAATSYGDAVMGQDAVVASYGGGVTEEQRQDAVATGQGGVVWHTQGSGKSLTMLMLAGALVRAAEMTNPTLVVVTDRNDLDDQLFDTFAMGRDLLRQEPVQAASRDHLKNLLDRASGGVVFTTIHKFTESHGTISERSNVVVMADEAHRSQYGFVDGGAKWMRDALPNATFVGFTGTPLMAGDKVTRHVFGEYADVYDIRQAVADGATVPIYYEPRIVKLTIDEAGARKAEAAIAEAAKADEAGEEAAENIRIPIEELYGAPERLKRVAKFLVEHWEQRRSAMEGKAIVVTISREIAMTLHDEIVKLRPGWHDDEDDRGSVKVIMTEGLPTKRHNEKDDAYKKRIEPLIVPIEKHGRTKSRRKSLALRFKNPADDFRVAIVVDMWLTGFDVPCAHTMYLDKPLAGHNLMQAIARVNRVYGEKPGGLIVDLIGLADPLADALAMYANATGKTDKPIRELQDEAIPAMRSAFEQLCGFFHGYDYAAALDAEPINVLKVYLGAIDHVLDVGQNVGEETGWKRFRGMLKRLSTAFALAVPREETKAITPHLTFFQRIGAMIRKRLAEDTGPTPGGGESRDIDAAVRQVIGDAVEAGDVIDLFAATGLDAARLDILSEDFLNRVSALEQKNLALETLRKLLTDQIKISERTNLVQAQKFREALEKAMLGYTNKQITTAEMIAKLLELAKWVREAKLQGQELGLSTEEVAFYDALAENGSAKEVMQSDQLRLMARELAEMVKKMPKLDWTQRESVRADLRRKVRRLLAMYGYPPDLSEDATQLVLRQAELSTESSA
- a CDS encoding DUF1559 domain-containing protein; translated protein: MYYLHEYSSVPRAWVIGVHLVLLTLAVGAMVTAYRQSHRPARPLALAIWFLGTGVLTLFAVMKGEQFPATARPFIYGYIAFIWSVLAFGVCLTFMRGRIPSDQLESRGTGRQVFAALGMVLSLGLVIALLLPAVPHAGEAARRTECRNRLKKIGLAFRDFEEAKSTFPGSRNGDPPHSWRTAILPYLDQSELYEKYDFTTDWDSTANEPVARTPVRFYQCPAREHLHVDKLTRDEQGRYYSHYAMIDGPGTVGPGVRSGEIADGTSSTMLVVEACGLNIVWTEPRDVNVDTQPEGINLPSPTPGLSPGWASSHHRGGVQVLLADGSVRFVSEKIDPQTLKAMTTISGNDALGDF